In Lolium rigidum isolate FL_2022 chromosome 7, APGP_CSIRO_Lrig_0.1, whole genome shotgun sequence, the DNA window AGCATTTAGAACAGTCTTTCACAGACCAACACAGACAACAGGGGGATGAAATTTCATCAATTCATGTGAGAATGATTCTTTCTAGCACATGATGTTAGAAATCAGGCACTACTTTCTTTCAGGTAAACTAGCTACTATTAATGGTTGTGAAACAGTAATGAAATCAAAATGCAGGAGCACATAAAACAGATAAGCAACTTAAGGGCAAGGAACGTACAACTATCACTCCGTTGGCCCGCATTTGATTCTGCTGAACCTGAAAATCCCGACCTGTAAGCTGTACCATGTTTTGCATCTTCACGAGTTTCTTCAGAATTTATTGTTTGGACACCACCATTCCTCCGAGGAAGAAATATTTGGCAAGTAAGGTCATTAGTTTCAGTATCTTTGCTTCCCACATCAACTTTGTCTATATCAACTTTCGCATTGGTCAACTTCCTTGGTTCAGCATATCTTGATTGGGTCCTAAATGGAGACACTCTTCCGGCAGAAGGTTCTCTCCTAGAATCAGAGGCCATTTCCATTCTTGAAGTTGCTCTGGGACCAACCGGTGCCGAATCAgtgctttcttttcttgaatcagTAGCAGACTCGAACCTTCTTCCTGCCTTGGAAAGAACAGGTACAGAATCAGAGGCCATTTCCATTCTTGAAGTTGCTCTGGGAACGACATCAGCACTTTCTTTCCTAGAATCAGCAGCGGATTCCATCCTTCTGCCTGTCCTAGAGACAACATCAGGTGCTGAATCAGATGCCATTTCCATTCTTGAGCTTGTTCTAGGAGCAACAGCAGGTACCACATCAGCACTTTCTGTCCTAGGATCACTAGGAGGCTCAGCCCTTCTGCTTGCCTTCGAAAGAACAGGGGCCACATCAGCAGCATAACTTCTTGAACCAGTATCAAGCTCTGCTCCTGAGCTAGTTCTTGGCATGATCACAGCAGGTATTACCACGTCAGTTTTACTGAAATTATGAAGATTGGAAGCACTGGTACTCTTCACTGAACTTCTCTTCAAAGTGGTGCCACCAGATGCAAAAGTTGAATGTCCAGCAATTTTAGTACTAGAGCCAGTTCCAACCTTTTGTGGAGTGCCTGGAACCAAGCCACTTGCTTCATTATTGTAACaacagagaaaggaaagattagaCAGATGAAGTGGTTCATTGCAAGTACAAATATGTCTAAATAGAGGAGATCAGTGGCATACAGGCTGTTGGTTTTATCTCTTTGGGTGCAGAATCTGAATTTTGAGAAACTGAGAGTCTTCCTGCAGAAGCCTTTAAGTTATTCTCTGAATTTTGTAGAGCTGATGATCGCCCTATGTTAGCCCTTGAACCACTATCATTTTGTAATGGCATAGTGCCACTTGAAGTACCTGTTGCGTGTGGCTCAAGGCGCTGCCAATTGGTTGTTTGGTTAGCATATAGTCAACTAAAAACAAGAGACTCCAGTTGAGAAATAAATACGGTGTTAGAAGATGTTAAGCCATGTACCGTTAGATCAACAACCCATATTCCAACACAACTTTGATTAGAAGAACAACCAAGAAGTTTTCCCTCGTGGACATTCAGATCAGACAATCTAGACCATCCCACATCAACAGTATCATGGCATCTTATTGGTTCCCAAGAGAAAACCTGCTTAATTTTAGAAAAGTTATCTCTGGAAAACATGGGGAACGAAAAGTCTCTAGGTCCATGGTCACATGAGGAAAGTGCAGCGCTACCTTTAAGCTCTCATGCAACCCACATAACAGAGATCTTCCATCAGGATTGAACGTCATAGACCGTACACCTGTCATCTGATATTCAAGTAGAAACATCAACAAATAACTCTTATTGTGCCATTACCAAATATAACACTGGATTAAGGTCAAGACAGTATTCCATCCATAATTACCTATCCCTGACTCTGTGAGCGCTAAAGCACATGTACTACTACTAGAACATCCCAAGAGGTAATTACTTTGTAGAGCTAACGACATAAAGACATGATACTCAACATATTACCACAACATATGACAATGTGATTTAATGCAATGAGCATCACAGAAGTCGAGCAATGACATGAGCACTATGTCATGTGTTATTTCCTATTCAATTCTATTTTCCTTTGGTTTAAAAACACAAAATAAGCTTTCAGATGTTTTCCCAATGTTTATTCTTCCAAATGGTACTTGCTGCACTATAAAAAAAGGTTCCAACATTTATTCTCCTACATCATGGTTCTGAAACCAGTGACCTAAAGTTCGAAGAAAATCATCTGTTGCATAAAATCCTTGGCAAAGTTAGACTAAATAGGGTGCATAATCTACACAATAAAAAAAACAAATACATAGATATACCTCAGGTCcagttgatccaatcagctcaaaGGTCTCCAAATCCCAGAACTTGACAGTTTTGTCAGCTGAACCTGAGTGAGGCAAAGCAACCAGTGTCATGTAGGTGTAACAAATCCGTAGTTGCAAATCAGACGTAAAACAGGCCATGAGAACTATACATCTCTGCGGGAACCGAAATAGAATGAGGGTCCTATTCTATGTCATCAAATCAGAAGTTTCTACTAAACAATACATATTTTTTTTTAACTACGTAAAAGCTTAGTAGCTACATAATTATCAACACCGTCAAACACAGATGTGATTCCAAGTGACAAAATGGAACAAACAAGATAACTCACAAGGAAATTGAGATTGAGATATATGTCAGATGCAACAATTTAAAATATGTGAGAACAAGACAATTGGCATTTTGCAAACCTGGATAGTAAACATAAGAGCAATTAATTAATCTGGCAGAGTGGCAGGTGGGCCTAGTTCAAAAACTACTGTATGTTCGACAGTATGCATGATGTACAAGGTATAACTTATTACCATAATGATAAACTTCCGCGGCAGATCTTAAAATAGCATGGACATTCTCAATGAACAATAAGTGCTTTCACTAAACAGGTGGAAAGGCGTGGATTAAATAGGCAACTAAAGTATTAAAAAGTGCATACTAGAGTCAAAGAGCAAAGAGAAGTTAACATATAAAGGACAGAACAGGATTATTAGCTAATAATTGTGAACCTAACCTGTTGCTAGAAGGAACTCATGGGGATGGAAATCTATGCACTGAATTTGACCCTCGTGGGACTTGAACTCGTGTAGTAACTTTCCAGCTGTCAAATCCCAGATCTACCAAAGAAAAAGTGATTATGAGTTGTTCAATACAGTAGGAGATATAATGATCATGTTGAGTTTAGCAAAAAGAAAAATAAGCTGCACGCTATAAGCCATGAAACCAGGTGACCCTAATTAGCAACTGAAATACATACAGTGTTGCTAAAAAATGTTTACCTTCACTGCACTATCTTCGCCACCAGACACAACCCAACGGCCATCGGGTGTAAATCTAATAGCATTCACCCCTCTGGTGTGACCCTTGTAGGTGTGGATACAACCCTTCCTTCTTATATCCCATATCTTTAGATTAGTGTCCAATGACCCAGAGGCAAAGAATTCCCCAAACGGATGGAAATCAACGGACATACAGTTTGACCTGTGCCCAGTAAGCGTGCGGACGACTACATACATAACAAGCCAAGTTAAGCAGTTAATAAAAGATGAACAGATGCTCTTAAATACAAATAGCTAAGTGATGCATCCATAGTTACGTACTCTTCGCCTCCTCTAAATCCCATAATTTAACTGTTCCACTGGCTGCTCCTGCAGCCACAAATACTTCTGTGGAATCAAAAGCAACCGACTCCACAGCACTTGTATGCCCTGGTAAACTCTGTAAAACCAAAAGATCAGGAAAGGTGAACCAAGTTACCCGATAAAAAGTACTACATTAAGTATTTCATCAACTAAAAACGTTATTTATGATACTTCTGATAACTATAGTGGCATTTGTCCAACATAAGAGTACATATCAAAATTAATAAAAAAAGCATAACGAGAACCACTCTGAAGTGCTAAACTGGTGATTTTCAACTAACAATCAATTCAAGGTTCACTCAAGAGTTCTGTTGGATTGAGTTCAGAGTTCTATTTCCCTACTTTACTGCAAAACCACATTCTACAAACTATGTCGATAAAGAGAACCACGGTGAACAGCTAAACTGGTGAAAATATCATTTGGCAGTCAACTCAAGGTTCAGTCAAGACTTCAGTTGGATCAAGTTCAGAGTTCTATTTCCCTAGGTAACTGCAAAGCCACATTATATAAACTAGTCAGCACAAGAAGTAATCTTACCGCAATCGAATTGGGCTTCCCGATGGCCCAAAGATTAACCTTGTGGTCCTCTCCTCCCGTGACGAGAACCCGGGAGGTCTTCCTGCCAATCTTGAGGCAGTTGACATTGGATGAGTGCGCCACAAACTCCTCTACGGCAAACGAAAGTCAAGGCACCGCAATGTCGCAACTTTAGCAGCAAATTACCCCCCAAAAAACCCGCATTAGCAACCACAGCAGTTAAAACATTTTGCAGACTCGCGGTGCCAGCGATTAAAGCTCCCCACCAAACATAGCACCAACAGCTCCATCCGAAGCAATCTCGCACAAACTGAAACTCAGGTGACGCCACTCTACAAACAATGTCGAACGGAGGTAGTAGAAAGCTTGAGAGCGCGTAGCGGGTTCTGAATCCGTCCAGCTAGCGGGGCGAACGAGCGCGACGGCACTGCTGGATCGGTCAAACGGACACAATGCACCTCCATCCCTCCCTCCCCCGAGAAAACAATTTAAAAAATAATACAGCTAAGCCAgcgaaaaaaagaaaaattattCGGTAGCGGAAACGCGAGGAGGATACGGAGCTTGTAGGCGCGCTTGGTGTTGGTCGTCATCCCGTGAAGGCGCGTGCGTGCCTCAccgtccccgccgccgcgccgagcGCCCCAATCTCATGCCCCAGATCGCACCGCGCCGCGCCggatctcgcgccgccgcccTGTCCACGGCGCTGCCGACTTCCCCCGCCCTAAACGCGCCCGCCGCAGCCTCCCAGCCGCCGTGGGGGAAtaaaccccgccgccgccgctgcgcctggtgggcccgccgccgctccgccgtacgccgccgcagccgccgctccgGGAGATGCGCTGGTGGTGTGTGCGGGGAATGCGGTGGCGAATTCGAGTTTGGTGCGCGGTTTGGGGTGGTGGCGGAGGGGGAAATGGAGCTGTCGCGGCTGGGGCCGGCGGGTGGggtgggcggaggaggaagaaggaagatGGGCTGCTTCGAAAATTTTTGAATTAAAAAGGGTTGCGGCTGGAGGGCTCGCCAACAGTTGGATGGATCTGGTCCGGCCTCACCCAGTTTTTGAACTTGGATTTTAGTTTGTTTGTTTGTTCAAACTCGGCGAAAATTTCGTAGTCACACGTCATCTAACAGTGGTGGTTATTCTAATGCACAGCTCCAAATTGACCGATGGTAACATTTTGTTAACGTAGACAGTGGTATCAAATTTCGAAAGACACATGTACCGGTATTTTCTTTTATGAGTTCTTGGTAGTAGTAGTACTGCCATTCCtttcatattagttgtcgctgatttaATATAAAGTTGTACTTCCTTCGATTTATATTAGTTGATGAGatagtatggatgtatctagaactaaaatataccTAGATACATCATACATCCATATTCGTGACAAGtactatggatcggagggagtattaaatcaGCTAAAATTGACATGAAATGAGTACTCCGTACCTCTGTTTGCGACTGGTTTGGTCAAAAATAAAATCGGTAATTACTATCATTAAGTTACATGTAAGTAGCATGTAACTAATGTCATTAAATTTACATTTAAAAGTAGTGGTAGTTTGCGGAAACCCCAATTGTAGTACGAACTACATGGCTCTTGTTTTTCGCAACATTTGAATCCAACAATTTGaagtttcaaataattcttaa includes these proteins:
- the LOC124675152 gene encoding katanin p80 WD40 repeat-containing subunit B1 homolog KTN80.4-like isoform X1; the protein is MTTNTKRAYKLQEFVAHSSNVNCLKIGRKTSRVLVTGGEDHKVNLWAIGKPNSIASLPGHTSAVESVAFDSTEVFVAAGAASGTVKLWDLEEAKIVRTLTGHRSNCMSVDFHPFGEFFASGSLDTNLKIWDIRRKGCIHTYKGHTRGVNAIRFTPDGRWVVSGGEDSAVKIWDLTAGKLLHEFKSHEGQIQCIDFHPHEFLLATGSADKTVKFWDLETFELIGSTGPEMTGVRSMTFNPDGRSLLCGLHESLKVFSWEPIRCHDTVDVGWSRLSDLNVHEGKLLGCSSNQSCVGIWVVDLTRLEPHATGTSSGTMPLQNDSGSRANIGRSSALQNSENNLKASAGRLSVSQNSDSAPKEIKPTASSGLVPGTPQKVGTGSSTKIAGHSTFASGGTTLKRSSVKSTSASNLHNFSKTDVVIPAVIMPRTSSGAELDTGSRSYAADVAPVLSKASRRAEPPSDPRTESADVVPAVAPRTSSRMEMASDSAPDVVSRTGRRMESAADSRKESADVVPRATSRMEMASDSVPVLSKAGRRFESATDSRKESTDSAPVGPRATSRMEMASDSRREPSAGRVSPFRTQSRYAEPRKLTNAKVDIDKVDVGSKDTETNDLTCQIFLPRRNGGVQTINSEETREDAKHGTAYRSGFSGSAESNAGQRSDSYVSRMRKPRDNCYVEVSRAGRTRSIVSNWEGRDQSPSHEEPTTSNSAMGPPRGRSYSSRGSSQAAETNTVTSEEDVLSVLLEEHDLFVSSTRSRLTKLQILHQMWQRNDIRGVFAAMEKMSDHAVSADMASVMMEKSEAITLDLCTTVLPVLSDLLESKTDRHVAVSLELVVKLVRTFGAVIHSTVSASPSCVGVDLQMEQRRERCNVCFIELEKVKNKLPFLTRRKGQAANTAQELTLVFQEIML
- the LOC124675152 gene encoding katanin p80 WD40 repeat-containing subunit B1 homolog KTN80.4-like isoform X2 — protein: MTTNTKRAYKLQEFVAHSSNVNCLKIGRKTSRVLVTGGEDHKVNLWAIGKPNSIASLPGHTSAVESVAFDSTEVFVAAGAASGTVKLWDLEEAKIVRTLTGHRSNCMSVDFHPFGEFFASGSLDTNLKIWDIRRKGCIHTYKGHTRGVNAIRFTPDGRWVVSGGEDSAVKIWDLTAGKLLHEFKSHEGQIQCIDFHPHEFLLATGSADKTVKFWDLETFELIGSTGPEMTGVRSMTFNPDGRSLLCGLHESLKVFSWEPIRCHDTVDVGWSRLSDLNVHEGKLLGCSSNQSCVGIWVVDLTRLEPHATGTSSGTMPLQNDSGSRANIGRSSALQNSENNLKASAGRLSVSQNSDSAPKEIKPTACTPQKVGTGSSTKIAGHSTFASGGTTLKRSSVKSTSASNLHNFSKTDVVIPAVIMPRTSSGAELDTGSRSYAADVAPVLSKASRRAEPPSDPRTESADVVPAVAPRTSSRMEMASDSAPDVVSRTGRRMESAADSRKESADVVPRATSRMEMASDSVPVLSKAGRRFESATDSRKESTDSAPVGPRATSRMEMASDSRREPSAGRVSPFRTQSRYAEPRKLTNAKVDIDKVDVGSKDTETNDLTCQIFLPRRNGGVQTINSEETREDAKHGTAYRSGFSGSAESNAGQRSDSYVSRMRKPRDNCYVEVSRAGRTRSIVSNWEGRDQSPSHEEPTTSNSAMGPPRGRSYSSRGSSQAAETNTVTSEEDVLSVLLEEHDLFVSSTRSRLTKLQILHQMWQRNDIRGVFAAMEKMSDHAVSADMASVMMEKSEAITLDLCTTVLPVLSDLLESKTDRHVAVSLELVVKLVRTFGAVIHSTVSASPSCVGVDLQMEQRRERCNVCFIELEKVKNKLPFLTRRKGQAANTAQELTLVFQEIML